In the Bacteroidota bacterium genome, AGGCAATCCGACACAATGGTTATGGAACTTTGGAGATGGAAATTCTTCATCTGTTAAAAATCCAACTCATACTTACTCTCAACATGGTACTTATACGGTTACACTTGCAATTTCCGATTCAGCTACAAATTGCTTAAGTACCCACAGCTACACATTAAAAACTCAACAAAACACAAATAACTGTAAAGCATATTTCTATTCTTTTCCTGACCAAACAAATACTAATAAGATAAACTTTATTGCAGATTCGAGTAGTGGTTCTACATACACATGGAACTTTGGTGATAGCACCATCGGTACAGGACAAACAATTCAGCATACATATTCGTCAAGTGGAGTTTATTATGTTTGCCTTACAATTACAAAAACTAATTGTACAGATACATATTGTAAAATGATAAGAGTTGCAAATACAGGATGTTCAAGCTATTTTAATTATTCAAAAAATGGTAAAACTGTATCTTTTTATGGAGATTCTACTAACTCGGCTAACGCAACATATACTTGGAGTTTTGGAGACAACAGTACAGGAACAGGTCAGAACGTACAACACACATATTCTTCTTTTGGAACATACCATGCATGTTTAACAATATCTCATAGTGGAATGAGCTGTACTCCACATTGTAAATCAATAACATTAGGAACAAATCCATCTTATTCATCAATTGGCGGAGTAATACTTGCCGGAACAAATTACGTTGACAAGGCAACTGCATATTTGATTTATTTTAATCCGCAGGATAGTACACTTACTGCAATTGATACTTTCAATGTCGATTCTTCAGGTTTATATTATTTTGGAAATGTAGTAGCAGGTACATATTTATTAAAAGCTGCTTTACGTTCGCAATCATCATACTATCAAAATTATATGCCAACATATTATGATACGGTTTTATTCTGGAATCAGGCAACAGATGTTGTATGCTCGGGAAATAATTTTGTTCAACGCAATATAAACATGTTGCAAGGTAACAATCCCGGAGGTCCCGGATTTATTGGCGGAAAAGTTAATAAAGGTGCAAATTTCAGATCAAATTATATGAAAGGTATTCAAATAATGTTAGTTGATGAATTTGACAGACCGGTTGCTTATACATTTTCGGATGGTAAAGGCGAATTTTCATTTGAA is a window encoding:
- a CDS encoding PKD domain-containing protein produces the protein GNPTQWLWNFGDGNSSSVKNPTHTYSQHGTYTVTLAISDSATNCLSTHSYTLKTQQNTNNCKAYFYSFPDQTNTNKINFIADSSSGSTYTWNFGDSTIGTGQTIQHTYSSSGVYYVCLTITKTNCTDTYCKMIRVANTGCSSYFNYSKNGKTVSFYGDSTNSANATYTWSFGDNSTGTGQNVQHTYSSFGTYHACLTISHSGMSCTPHCKSITLGTNPSYSSIGGVILAGTNYVDKATAYLIYFNPQDSTLTAIDTFNVDSSGLYYFGNVVAGTYLLKAALRSQSSYYQNYMPTYYDTVLFWNQATDVVCSGNNFVQRNINMLQGNNPGGPGFIGGKVNKGANFRSNYMKGIQIMLVDEFDRPVAYTFSDGKGEFSFENIALGSYKVYAEIIGKISYSANVVIDKSNKTSDNITFTVNDDNISASINNQISDMIKSIGNIYPNPSSNAININVSIIKPVEFNILILNQLGQIVFSTKENLQLGNNIISLEVSQLEMGFYTVLINSSDNSQLVRKFMKIK